The proteins below come from a single Miscanthus floridulus cultivar M001 chromosome 1, ASM1932011v1, whole genome shotgun sequence genomic window:
- the LOC136496987 gene encoding ferritin-like catalase Nec2 produces MASSRTYSLSVPLHLLVIGVCCCSEALPIGHHPVDPTCPPEPTATSAVVVAAVSSSSHGEPRRCQPPAPHIPVAVFPYDVDPMQFALNLEYTEAEFFLHAAYGVGLDHIAPKLALGGPPPVGARKASLDEVTWRIAAEFGLQEVGHIRAIQRTVGAIPRPLIDLSAHNFARMMDKAFGYRLDPPFDPYINSLNFLLASYVIPYLGINGYVGANPIIDGYETKKLLAGLLGVEAAQDAVFRARLFERLGDAVPPYRNITVAEFTDRVSALRNGLGRCGVKDEGLTVPRALGAEGAICTNVLSADRDSLSYARTPAELLSILYLTGDERVPGGFYPEGANGRIARSFLGKPHGGAHGVPGN; encoded by the exons ATGGCATCCTCACGTACCTACTCTCTTTCCGTGCCGTTGCACCTCCTCGTGATAGGAGTATGTTGTTGCAGTGAAGCATTGCCCATCGGCCATCACCCCGTCGACCCGACCTGTCCTCCAGAGCCGACGGCGAcgtcggcggtggtggtggcggccgtgTCGTCCTCCAGCCACGGCGAGCCACGCCGGTGCCAGCCGCCAGCGCCGCACATCCCGGTGGCCGTGTTCCCCTACGACGTCGACCCGATGCAGTTCGCGCTGAACCTGGAGTACACCGAGGCCGAGTTCTTCTTGCACGCCGCGTACGGCGTGGGGCTCGACCACATCGCGCCCAAGCTGGCGCTCGGCGGCCCGCCGCCGGTGGGCGCCCGGAAGGCCAGCCTAGACGAGGTGACGTGGCGCATCGCCGCGGAGTTTGGCCTCCAAGAAGTTGGCCACATCAG GGCTATCCAACGCACGGTCGGCGCGATCCCTCGGCCGTTGATAGACCTGAGCGCCCACAACTTCGCCAGGATGATGGACAAGGCGTTTGGGTACCGTCTGGACCCTCCCTTCGATCCCTACATCAACAGCCTCAACTTCCTGCTGGCCTCCTACGTCATCCCCTACCTCGGCATCAACGGCTACGTCGGCGCCAACCCCATCATCGACGGCTACGAGACAAAGAAG CTTCTGGCAGGGCTGCTGGGGGTGGAGGCGGCGCAGGACGCGGTGTTCCGCGCGCGCCTCTTCGAGCGCCTCGGCGACGCCGTGCCGCCGTACAGGAACATCACGGTGGCGGAGTTCACGGACCGCGTGTCGGCGCTGCGCAACGGGCTGGGGCGGTGCGGCGTCAAGGACGAGGGGCTCACGGTGCCCCGCGCGCTCGGCGCCGAGGGCGCCATCTGCACCAACGTGCTCTCCGCCGACAGGGACTCGCTCTCCTACGCCCGGACGCCCGCCGAGCTGCTCAGTATCCTCtacctcaccggcgacgagcgcGTGCCCGGCGGGTTCTACCCGGAGGGCGCCAATGGGAGGATCGCCAGGTCCTTTCTTGGCAAGCCACACGGTGGTGCTCACGGGGTGCCTGGAAACTAG